The genomic DNA TGGATGCTTTAAGAAATTATTTACTTATTATAAAAGAAGTTGCTTTGGCAATGGTTCTAGAAGAATGTTCATAAAAGCATGACTTATTGTATGGGTTACACACTGAAGTTTAGTATGACTCCATTTTGCACTTAGACTGCGTTTTTCATAGTCTAACTTTGAAAAAACACCGTAGCCTAGTTTGAGGGTAACATTACCACCAATTGTTTGCTTACATCATGCGGTCACCCGTTACCCCAAAATATATCGCCAAGAGCGGCGCTGAAAGGAGCAAAGATCAAACAAACCTGGTTTTCTGGTTGCACGTACTGCCAGAGCTGTGGGTTACTGTTTCCGATGGTGGTCTCCATGCTCACTAACCCAGAGGACACGATGTGGAAGTCATCACCGGAGAACAACATTCCAGGATAGGACGAAAACGATACGACGTGACCAGGAATCAACACTGGCTGGATTTTTTCAGCCATAATGAACATGTTGTTGTACTTCTTGTTAATCCGCAGCATTGAAGAATAGCTGTGGCAAAGCGTTGATGTTGATTTTCGATTAGGATTTCCCGCAAAGAGAGATCGGTTGCTTTGCTTTTCTTACTTTGGTCAATACAACTAAACAGTCTGTTGTGCATTACTTATAATACTCCTACTGACTAATGCCAACTATTTATCATAAGATGCTAACTTACCGATTCCAAGTTACGTGTGAAATGTAGATGTCAGCATTGTCCGGTAGGATCTTGATAAGAGCCGAGCAACGCCCGTCTTTTGGGGTGTTTCCGGCTGCCACCCATTCGTCGCTGGTCATGTTCCTGATTTGAGGGTCGAGGGCCAATTCGAGATCATCCAAATCTCCCATCAGGTTCATCATCCTGCGATTCGTAAACGTAATTTAGGGAGATTCGTATTCCTTGGATGTATCGTGTTACAATCTTAATAAGATGCAGCATTATTTAGTACATCTAGATTAGGGGCAGGGTTCTGATTGGGGAAGTGAAAGACTGTTAACAGAAGACTGACAGGGGAAGAGCAGAGTGAATCGATTGATATAGAATAGACTACAAATTTCATCTCGCTGGAAAGGATGAGAACGGTTTGTAAACTTTTTTGTGGGTACTTATGATATGACTGATAAGAAAAATATTGTCTGTTATGCTTTTAAACTATTTTAAGGTTTTGGAAATTTTTATtgcatgactgttgaaagcacagCTCAACAGAACTTTGAAATCATATTCAGGGAGATTTTACGATTAGCCTTTCCATCAACGTGTCTTTAGACTTCCGAGTCTAGCTTTGAACTGGTGCTTGAATACTATTCTTCTACAAAGCTGttaactttgtttttgttttctattgTGTTTTGAATATGTACTTGTACGGTAGCTTAAAACTAGTCTCTACTGTGTCACAAAGTGGCTTGTACAGTTTACCAACTGAATCAGACAGCAAGAATATACTTCAGACTGACAGAGCCATATGATACCTTACTCAGTGAAGCCTCTGAAACTTCTGGCTGTCTGTTACTCAGTAAAGTTTCTAAAAATCTCTTGCTACTGTCTGTGAAAAGTTTTAATGCAAATCACTatcaattataatgattattattgtccATAATCTGGACAAACTTGCAATGTTAGATTCCACAAAATGGAAAGTCCATATTATGAACAAGTGGAAATAGGGAAGTAAAGGAAAATGTACTTGACagtacccacaagcaagaaaaaCTAACAGATGGTCTTTTAACTGAGACTATGATACAGCTAAGGCCATACTACTGTAATATTAGATACAGATTATCTGATAACAGAAATATCGTTCAAGTAAGCATATACCAACTATCTACAGGCTTGCACAAAGAAATGTAATTTCGAAGCACAGTAGAGGCAAGATTTTCCTCTTTATAGTTCTTCGGGCTAGTCTAGTTcgttaaaaaattttttttgaagcaaAGTAGAAGCATAGTTTTGAAGCACAGCAGAAGCTCGACTTTTTAAAGAAGAATATAAGAAAATCCAAATTTACTTACAAAATGCTGTCGCTTTCAATAGGGTTCTCTGCCACACGGCTGTAGCCATCATTCATGCCATCTATTTGTTGGAGAATCAGGTTTACCTGGAAATAGACAGGTAGGCTGAGGTTAAACCACTTTCATTACTAGCGAGAGGATATTGGTCTATTGACCCCAAGGTAGGAATTGAACGCTAGGTTGGTATGTTGACTGAGGTGAACTGTAACAGAGTAGAGAGGAGCATAGGAATAACAGCCTAGCTTAAAAAAACTTGTATGAATAGAATAGGTACTCTCTTCCTATATATTTATctgttttatatgtacatatatatcattatcatctcctcctacgcctattgatgcaaagggcctcggttagatttcgcgagtcgtctctatcttgagcttttgaatcaatacttctccattcatcgtctccgacttcacgcttcatggtcctcaggcaagtaggccttggtcttctaactcctctagtgctttgtgaagcccagttgaaagtttggtgagctaatctctcttggggagtgcaaagagtatgcccaaaccatctccatctacccctcaccatgatctcttctacgtatggcacttgattaatctctcttttagtttcatttctaaccctgtcccatttaactcatatatatatatatatatatatatatatatatatatatatatatatatatatatatatatatatatatatatatcaaaatgaaataaaaacttactTGGTGAAATATTGGATCACTGGTCTCGGACAACTTTGATCTCATCCACTTGTCGTTTTTGTCCAGGTAATCATACAGCCTTTCGCAGTAGCCGTCTGGTTTGCCATTGCAGTAACCCTCCACAGTGTTCCTGAGGGGTGACAAAGCCCATTAAtagcattatcattatgattaaccAAGTTACAACCTTAGATGTAAAGGCATGATGCTTCAATGACAATGTTAGAATAGATCTGTCGGAGAATAATGTCaaactggtcaacaaaaaaacagtatccatttgggtgaagaagaattgtttggtaatctcagtgttgtcaggtgtatgaggacagaggagagtatgtaaagattatgccagactattcggtgtatgtgtaggcaaagggaaagtgaaccgtaacccgagagaaggatgcaatgtagtactgtctggccagtcaaaggaccccatagctctccagcggtagtatttcaatgggtgactTGTGGCCTGGCCATTCACTGCCTATtggaacaagtttgaacttctgaagttccacaaattcaaccatcagattaggaagatcattctacagtttggttacagctgcaataaaacttctagaactttatgtagtattgagacttatgatggaggaggcaagactgttagaattaactccatTCCTAGTACAGCATGGGAAGATGGAAGATggaaatgtaaaggatggtgatcAGACATAAGGAACTAAGTGACTGACTTTACCAGATATTAGTATTTAGATCGGAgacaaggaatttaatagaccgcaagtctTCTTCCATCAAGTtatgatgagagtcagcagctgaagaccagacaggagaattaaAACTTTCCCTTGAGGCACATTGATCACTGTAAACTTAAAACTATTTTATGCCCAATTAAGGAAAAAAACCACAGAATGTGCTCCTCAGTAGTAAATTTACACTGAAGAATCACTCCAAGAATTTTAAGGGAATTATATATAGttagagacattatcaatgcaaagatctggatgttgaggagtcgcTATCCTAACAGGTCAGAGCTTTCTTCAGAACACTGCAGTTATCTCTCTCATCCCAAAGGCCTCTGTGCTTGGAAAATAAACCATCGACTCACCTATAATGGTTATAGATCATCTCATGAGTCAGGGCGCCTTCGGCTAACCCAGCGGCGTAGGCCTGGACCGCGTCGCTGTATCCCGAGGAGGATTCGATTTCCAGGTAGGCAAATCTgaggaaaataaatcagaattaatagaaaaattattatttaaagataTTACTGACATCTAATCCTTTTTGtgcattattacctctgccaaggaggttataaaatgacatgcatttacttatttatttatcttttagaaGGATTACGGTAAAACTTCTTGACGgattttcactaaattttaacagcggataggtattatgctccggaagaacccattGAATGTTGGAGGTGATCTGGATCTAGATtctggttaatattattattattaaagagtaGATTCCTTCACGGTCAACATGCGAAAggggagagcttggtccgtagacttgagtcaaATGTTGAACATCTTCGTTGGTGGAGGAAGTCTGAAATCTCTGAATTAGtatattcatgtttatttatttacataagcaTATTGTTTGTCAGGTTAGGTTGGTTAAGTAAACAAAGATTAAATTGCTGTTGCTAATCGCTTACTCTTGACGCTATCAAAAGTAGGTACAGGGATGGACAAAACATTTTTATACAGGTACAGTTTGATGCAGGAGTTCTTGGTTCACCTCTCTCTGAGGAAATGCATTCTATCACACCTTTACTGCACAGAGAGTTCTTGTGAGTATCTCAGCCCAatgcctctgccatctctccctaaactatttgtttggttactcaGAGCAGTGAGTGGGTTAAATGGGCACTTCCTCAGAGTTGGGTGTGACAGGAATGCCTGTGTTTAACTGTACATGCGTCTGTTTTACTTCTCGTTGATATTGACTATGATAATGAAGAGCAGAGAAGGATTGATAGATTCGTGTGGGTTACAGTTCACCTCTGTGTTGATATAGGATTTTCATGTTTCAATTTCTTACTTCTCAAACTGTACTTCTTAAAATTCGAGTGATCtgatttgaaattaatattacttAATAACTCAAAGCCATAATTCTCTTAGATATTGAATGATTGATAGTAGGTTTGTCTTACTTTGTTTACGGCCTGATTAGCTAAGCAATCTGTGACTAGGGTTTAATATATGAAAACTATTACATATTATGTATATCGTTTATTGATATATCTATTTATTCTTGCATTGACTGGCTTTATACGTTCCTTTGTCTCATTGTTACCGATTAACCACTCACACCCGACGCCTATGGTCTGTCTCAAGCTTTGAAGCACTAAAAGTATTGCTAATCACCAATTTAAGGACCAACAATAGTGGCCGCAAAGATTCCTGGCGAAATAGGCTacaccctctgatgacgtcatagccaatcatggtGTCTCCcagtgaaataagccccaccccctgatgacatcatagccaatcacattgtctcccagctaaataagccccaccccctgatgatggcatggccaatcacattgtctcccatctaaataagccccaccccttgatgacgtcatacccAATCACATCTCCCAGCTAAATAGtccccaccccttgatgacatcatagccaatcaggttgtctcccacattagcagaagtcacaatacatccccttacaaatttcaaactatactaacttataatcacttcaaGGGGACGTGTCGTGACTGCTGTTAATGTGGAAGACAACATAATTGGCTACAACGTCATCGGGACGGGGcatatttcgcccggaatctctgcgaCGACTATAGATTTAACGATATCATCCTTACCCATCTTCAAATGTCGTATCTGTGAAGTTTCCTTTGGCAACCCAGTTGTCCACTATAACTCCATCGTGTATTTCGTAGTTCTCCAAGTCGTAACTGACGCTGAGGATGTGGGCTGACGCGCTGCCCAGGAGCAGGAGTGCTAATAGGACCTTCGTGATCATCGTCCAATATCTGGAGgaattgattttaattctaaggatGATAAACGATGCTAGTAGTATGAGCtctaattatagtaatgataatattaataatattaataataacaataacaattttaatacattgtaattcttaaaataattatcatcaaaCATCTTGCAATCATCAACAacatctctacaaaaaaaaaaacaatataaagaaaatcataaaaaattgccataaaaaaaaacttacgtaAAATTCCCACAAACGAGCAAGTGCACCCGAGCTTACATCCGACGATACTGAAGCCTCGTCCGTTTGAAGTCCCGTTTATAAGTAGTTTGTTTTGACGACCAAAGTTCCTGGGAAACATTTTCAAGAAGAACACCTGGAAGAAGCTGGGGAAGTTTATCTCCGTGGGCTCTGGCACAGGTGTGAGACGAGACTTGTGGACTGTGGACaggtgtgtatagatgtatattgaGCAGGTTCCCCTAGTAGAGAAGATTGGGTGGTGGGCTCCACATGAAAATAAGAAGACGGTCACTGCCAAATTCCTCCTTCAGTTACCGAGTTGCGGAGAGGCTTATTAACAGTTTGTCGAACCCTTTTACGCAAACTGCCGCGTCAGCCCGTATTTTCCAAGCGCTCTTGGGGCTCACGGACACCTCATTAACAGTTTGTCGAGCCCCCATACGCAAGCACTCGCGGGCTTCCTAGGTACAAGACTTAGGCTATTCTTTCTAATAAGTCTTTTACTCCATTTTTACGCAATTCTTTTTACCTTTTGTCTTGCGCTGTGCAATTAAAGACTGGGAGGGTTTGTTTTACTATAATTCAAGCAGTCaaagaatgaatatgatttttctttgaaggtggttttcatatatatatatatatatatatatatatatatatatatatatatatatatgtgtgtgtgtatatatatatatatatatatatatatatatatatatatatatacataatgtacatccATAATGGACTTTATGTTTTTAGGTAAAAATTACTATGAATATTTCAATCACTTTGAATGGGATAtgtacaatattattatcaataataataataataataataataataacaataataataataataataataataataataataataaaacagtatatccttttcatttgtttaattgttgtctgttagaaaaattatatatatatataaattatatatatatatgaatatatatatagacacacatatatgtatatatatatatatacattatatatatatatatatatatatatatatatgcgtgtgtgtatgtgtgtacatgtataaagCTCAAGTATaaagggtatatatgtatgtatggatgtacagtctaatgtatgtatgtgtatatatatacatatatatatatatatatatatgtatgtatgtatgtatatatatatatatatgtatgtatatatatatgtatatatatatatatatatatatatatataaacttttctaaAAGACatcaattaaacaaatgaaaaggatatactgttttattattattattattattattattattattattattattattatcattgttaatattgtaCATATCCCAtcaaaaatgaatgaaatattcatattaattcttACTTAAAACATAAAGTCCATTATGCTATGCAATCAtccttttcaatagaaaaaaaataaatatctttttattgtaAGATTGTGATATAATTATTCCAAGTCGAAATCCGATAAGATATACATTGAACCAAAGGTCTGTTTAGTTCTTCAGGGAAATCTGCAAGACTTGCCATTGTTTACAGAACctctttcattattcattttctggtCATTTACGAATTCTTTTTCACTATTCAATAGTCAGTCAACTGGTCAACTAATTTGTCCACAAAATGTCACTATTTAAAAGGTCATAGGTCGAATTTTATGGCCAATATATACAAGTGACATTAGGCAAGGCTAGAAAGTTGTCTCTGTCTAGCGCTGATAAGTGCTGACGCAGCAAAAtcttataaaacaaaaaatgcGTTATTCAATGCCACAAGTGAATGATGAACAGCTGAAGACGAGATATATATTCACtgtttataatttcttcataatgcaaagAGTTGTGAGTCTAAAATATTCTTcagtgatataaattatatatatatatatatatatatatatatatatatatatatatatataatttatatatgtatgtatttatttatatatatatgtatatgtttatttatttatatatatatatgtatatgtttatttatatatacatatatgtatatatatatatatatatatatatatatatatatatatatatatatatatatatgtgtgtgtatatatttatttatatatacatatatgtacatatatatatatatatatatatatatatatatatagcctatatatatatatatatatatatatattatgtatatataaataaatacacgcacacacacacacacacatatatatatatatatatatatatatatatatatatacattcaaataagccatatatatttttgatacattaatgtctggattctcttaacgacctcgggatcagagccccaggcgaaatcacacaaagacaagagtttgtgaccggccgggaattgaaccctggtccggcaagcttgtatagggttcgattcccggccggtcacaagctcttgtctttgtgtgatttcgcctggggctctgatcccgaggtcgttaagagaatccaggcattaatgtatcaaaaatatatatggcttatttgaatatgaaaaacacgtctaaatgtgcaaaatttatgatatgtatatatatatatatatatatatatatatatatatatatatatatatatatatatatatatatacgacaaatgcatccgtttctagtccactgcaggacaaagtcctgagacatgtctttattcacgtctgggatttggccagttttcatcaccacgctggccactgcggattggtgatggtgggagacttttgtctgatcgcccacagcaaactaaTTTAGGATGGGTGGCCATTACTAGTAcattcagaaaggtatatatatatatatatatatatatatatatatatatatatatatatatatatatataacaatccacAATGATTATTATTTAGctatttcaaataattatttctatatgaacctttaaatactgtttttttatttcttatcaagtttatgtaattttatgataaaatcacaaaaaaacatatcgtgaaatatactttttttagaACCTGTCTCCCTGGGAAAACTGCATATTTTCCATACGGTTATGTTTTTTATAAATCaagataaaaaatacttttaaaagataacacacacacacacacacacacatacacacacacacacacacacacacttatagtaATCTGCTAGTCACTGACTACTTGACATAATTCCGACTTATTCTTGCTAGGCTGACACAGTGGCGCCATCTACTAGCGAGAGTTTCACTCACTGTTTCATTGCCTACGCGATCCTTGCGTCAGCTAAGCCAGTAGACCATCCACGTCAAGTGTTTTTGCACAAGTTTCTAAGTGGTTTAAGTGGTTTTTATAAGTTTCGTACGGTGCTTCAAGGGGATTTAAGTGTCCGGAAGATATCTAAGTAGGATTAAAGTGTCCAGAAGACTCTAATTGGGATTATAAGGGCCTTTTCTCTATTGCTGATTGCCTGATTTCTCTCAGGTTAGTGGTACACGCTCTGAACATTTCAGTGTTACCAATTGTTGATTGTTATAGAGggtggaaaatatagaaataactttgTTTCCACAAAATTTAAGAGAAACTTTACTTAAGAATATTTTATTGGAAAACGCACCGAGCCTATATCGGTTAAAGTTAAACTATATTGCTGTAGGCCTATTGAGCTTATATCGGTTATACTATATTACTGTAGGCCTATTATGATTCTCATCTTAGgttttaaaaactatattaaagTTTGCATTTTCAATGTTTACTTTGTGAAAAgatacagatatgcatatatatttacaatgtagTCTGAGTAATGTTATACATAtagtagtgtatatacatacatccatatgatctgtgtgtatatgtttatatgtggttatacatatacagtatatatactgtatatatgttttgtttttatgggcctataggtatatatgtttgtgtgtatgcatgtgtgaatGTTTTGTGTGTATACTTGTACCCGACGTGTGTATGTATAGCCTTTGTGAATGTGTatcctgttcatatatatatatatatatatatatgtatatatatatatatatatatatatttaattatagatatatattatatataattatatatatcatacatgtttatatatatctatatatatatatatatatatgtgtgtatgtatatattatatatatatgatatatatatatatattatgtatataatatatacatatatattatacatatattata from Palaemon carinicauda isolate YSFRI2023 chromosome 34, ASM3689809v2, whole genome shotgun sequence includes the following:
- the LOC137626475 gene encoding putative phospholipase B-like 2; this translates as MITKVLLALLLLGSASAHILSVSYDLENYEIHDGVIVDNWVAKGNFTDTTFEDGFAYLEIESSSGYSDAVQAYAAGLAEGALTHEMIYNHYRNTVEGYCNGKPDGYCERLYDYLDKNDKWMRSKLSETSDPIFHQVNLILQQIDGMNDGYSRVAENPIESDSILMMNLMGDLDDLELALDPQIRNMTSDEWVAAGNTPKDGRCSALIKILPDNADIYISHVTWNRYSSMLRINKKYNNMFIMAEKIQPVLIPGHVVSFSSYPGMLFSGDDFHIVSSGLVSMETTIGNSNPQLWQYVQPENQLTEWMRTIIANRLAFNGDDWAEYFTQYNSGTYNNQWMIVDYNKFKPGEPIQPKTLVIVEQIPNYVETGDETDLLVQQTYFGSYNIAFYENIFNLSGCVPLVESYGDWFTYDKHPRALMFERDHIRVTDMDSMYKLMRYNDYKNDPLARCDCDPPYSGENAISARSDLNPADGTFPFSALEYRLHGGTDVKITNYEMAKSYFFLAVNGPTSDQQPVFRWSEQAEAETTPHYGHPDAFDFPPVTHEWVW